The following are encoded in a window of Platichthys flesus chromosome 11, fPlaFle2.1, whole genome shotgun sequence genomic DNA:
- the cd4-1 gene encoding CD4-1 molecule isoform X1 has protein sequence MEKFVLILLPALIATSGAKESVYARIGEKVVLKPPSINGLSRYVYWTFHKEDGFSLAWSNPYGGKNIAKVEPWKDKLTLSDDSLVIDNVQPEFFGTYFCKIESAIQNVHFHSIELIKLDVSVNPANPLLPGESLSLSCTVDYPKKPEIHWLNPRGEKKGQGTVTVKVTSQDDGMWTCVVAEEKQVKMPVKVMGLSPAPVLPHYTSTSSRFAVPCSIPHPITWEQIKAKGVQEVHWQFFPATSSGLNSQRLFTLSLDSLSWKEDQTRDLKPASDPEKRNLELTRKLGRVDDRGDYVCTMKFKNGLILNRTVHVEVLQITSSPGPHLLSGQQLNLTCSVGQPLPSDLQLRWTQPKPAAQPGLKSDQHSARLTIPEVSTDDGGLWVCGLWQGETQLTSAAIRLTIDPKVSVWTLVMACSAAAIVVLLLLILALVLHRRRRRKMRHLRHQLCRCKKYVLTISWTGEMAPNSHLHSLTLIRGGI, from the exons ATGGAGAAGTTTGTCCTCATTCTCTTACCTGCCCTCATCGCAACATCAG GTGCTAAGGAGTCCGTTTATGCTCGGATAGGAGAGAAGGTCGTCCTAAAGCCTCCATCGATTAACGGTTTAAGTAGATATGTGTACTGGACGTTTCATAAAGAGGACGGCTTTTCACTTGCCTGGAGCAATCCCTATGGCGGAAAAAACATTGCTAAAG TTGAACCCTGGAAAGATAAGTTGACCTTGTCTGACGACTCACTGGTCATCGATAACGTCCAACCAGAGTTCTTTGGGACATACTTTTGTAAAATTGAATCTGCAATTCAAAATGTACATTTCCATTCCATCGAACTTATCAAACTCGACG TGAGTGTGAACCCAGCCAATCCTCTGCTGCCTGGAGAATCTCTGTCCCTGTCCTGCACCGTAGATTATCCCAAGAAGCCTGAGATCCACTGGCTGAATCCCAGAGGCGAGAAGAAAGGCCAGGGAACAGTCACTGTGAAGGTCACAAGCCAAGACGATGGCATGTGGACCTGTGTAGtggcagaagaaaaacaggtCAAAATGCCTGTAAAAGTTATGG GCCTTTCTCCAGCTCCTGTACTTCCTCACTACACGTCTACATCCTCACGCTTCGCTGTCCCCTGTTCGATTCCTCATCCCATCACCTGGGAGCAGATCAAAGCTAAGGGCGTCCAGGAAGTTCACTGGCAATTCTTCCCAGCGACATCATCAGGCCTCAATTCCCAGAGGCTCTTCACCCTCTCACTGGATTCGCTGAGCTGGAAGGAAGACCAAACCCGAGATTTGAAGCCTGCATCAGATCCCGAAAAACGAAATCTGGAACTGACCAGAAAGCTGGGCAGAGTGGACGACAGAGGGGACTACGTGTGCACTATGAAATTTAAAAATGGCCTGATCCTGAACAGGACGGTGCACGTGGAGGTGTTGCAAA TCACCTCCTCACCGGGACCACACCTCCTCTCTGGCCAGCAGCTCAACCTGACGTGCAGCGTGGGCCAACCGCTgccctctgacctccagctgcGGTGGACCCAACCTAAACCAGCAGCCCAGCCTGGTCTGAAGTCTGACCAGCACTCTGCCCGTCTCACCATCCCAGAAGTGAGCACGGACGATGGAGGACTTTGGGTGTGTGGGCTGTGGCAGGGTGAGACGCAGCTGACGTCGGCTGCGATAAGGTTGACGATAG ATCCCAAAGTGAGTGTGTGGACGCTGGTGATGGCGTGCAGCGCTGCAGCCATcgtggtcctcctcctcctcatcctggCTCTCGTCCTCCACCGGCGCAGACGT CGGAAGATGAGACACCTCAGGCATCAACTCTGCCGATGCAAAAAGTACGTACTAACCATTTCCTGGACTGGTGAAATGGCTCCGAACTCACAtttacactcactcacactcatcCGCGGCGGCATTTGA
- the cd4-1 gene encoding CD4-1 molecule isoform X2: MEKFVLILLPALIATSGAKESVYARIGEKVVLKPPSINGLSRYVYWTFHKEDGFSLAWSNPYGGKNIAKVEPWKDKLTLSDDSLVIDNVQPEFFGTYFCKIESAIQNVHFHSIELIKLDVSVNPANPLLPGESLSLSCTVDYPKKPEIHWLNPRGEKKGQGTVTVKVTSQDDGMWTCVVAEEKQVKMPVKVMGLSPAPVLPHYTSTSSRFAVPCSIPHPITWEQIKAKGVQEVHWQFFPATSSGLNSQRLFTLSLDSLSWKEDQTRDLKPASDPEKRNLELTRKLGRVDDRGDYVCTMKFKNGLILNRTVHVEVLQITSSPGPHLLSGQQLNLTCSVGQPLPSDLQLRWTQPKPAAQPGLKSDQHSARLTIPEVSTDDGGLWVCGLWQGETQLTSAAIRLTIDPKVSVWTLVMACSAAAIVVLLLLILALVLHRRRRRKMRHLRHQLCRCKKPKPKGFYRT, from the exons ATGGAGAAGTTTGTCCTCATTCTCTTACCTGCCCTCATCGCAACATCAG GTGCTAAGGAGTCCGTTTATGCTCGGATAGGAGAGAAGGTCGTCCTAAAGCCTCCATCGATTAACGGTTTAAGTAGATATGTGTACTGGACGTTTCATAAAGAGGACGGCTTTTCACTTGCCTGGAGCAATCCCTATGGCGGAAAAAACATTGCTAAAG TTGAACCCTGGAAAGATAAGTTGACCTTGTCTGACGACTCACTGGTCATCGATAACGTCCAACCAGAGTTCTTTGGGACATACTTTTGTAAAATTGAATCTGCAATTCAAAATGTACATTTCCATTCCATCGAACTTATCAAACTCGACG TGAGTGTGAACCCAGCCAATCCTCTGCTGCCTGGAGAATCTCTGTCCCTGTCCTGCACCGTAGATTATCCCAAGAAGCCTGAGATCCACTGGCTGAATCCCAGAGGCGAGAAGAAAGGCCAGGGAACAGTCACTGTGAAGGTCACAAGCCAAGACGATGGCATGTGGACCTGTGTAGtggcagaagaaaaacaggtCAAAATGCCTGTAAAAGTTATGG GCCTTTCTCCAGCTCCTGTACTTCCTCACTACACGTCTACATCCTCACGCTTCGCTGTCCCCTGTTCGATTCCTCATCCCATCACCTGGGAGCAGATCAAAGCTAAGGGCGTCCAGGAAGTTCACTGGCAATTCTTCCCAGCGACATCATCAGGCCTCAATTCCCAGAGGCTCTTCACCCTCTCACTGGATTCGCTGAGCTGGAAGGAAGACCAAACCCGAGATTTGAAGCCTGCATCAGATCCCGAAAAACGAAATCTGGAACTGACCAGAAAGCTGGGCAGAGTGGACGACAGAGGGGACTACGTGTGCACTATGAAATTTAAAAATGGCCTGATCCTGAACAGGACGGTGCACGTGGAGGTGTTGCAAA TCACCTCCTCACCGGGACCACACCTCCTCTCTGGCCAGCAGCTCAACCTGACGTGCAGCGTGGGCCAACCGCTgccctctgacctccagctgcGGTGGACCCAACCTAAACCAGCAGCCCAGCCTGGTCTGAAGTCTGACCAGCACTCTGCCCGTCTCACCATCCCAGAAGTGAGCACGGACGATGGAGGACTTTGGGTGTGTGGGCTGTGGCAGGGTGAGACGCAGCTGACGTCGGCTGCGATAAGGTTGACGATAG ATCCCAAAGTGAGTGTGTGGACGCTGGTGATGGCGTGCAGCGCTGCAGCCATcgtggtcctcctcctcctcatcctggCTCTCGTCCTCCACCGGCGCAGACGT CGGAAGATGAGACACCTCAGGCATCAACTCTGCCGATGCAAAAA ACCCAAGCCCAAAGGATTCTACAGAACATGA